A window from Malania oleifera isolate guangnan ecotype guangnan chromosome 7, ASM2987363v1, whole genome shotgun sequence encodes these proteins:
- the LOC131159165 gene encoding histone H2B-like, producing the protein MAPKAEKKPAAAEKAPAKAEKKLPKDAAGGDKKKKKVKKGTETYKIYIFKVLKQVHPDIGVSSKAMGIMNSFINDIFEKLAQEASRLARYNKKPTITSREIQTAVRLVLPGELAKHAVSEGTKAVTKFTSS; encoded by the coding sequence ATGGCGCCGAAGGCCGAGAAGAAACCGGCGGCGGCGGAGAAAGCTCCGGCGAAGGCGGAGAAGAAGCTGCCGAAGGACGCCGCCGGTggagacaagaagaagaagaaggtgaaaAAGGGAACAGAGACCTACAAGATAtatattttcaaggtgttgaagcAGGTGCACCCTGACATTGGGGTCTCGAGCAAGGCCATGGGGATCATGAACAGTTTCATCAATGACATCTTCGAGAAGCTCGCCCAGGAGGCGTCGCGTCTCGCTCGTTACAACAAGAAGCCCACCATCACCTCCAGGGAGATTCAGACCGCCGTCAGGCTCGTTCTTCCTGGTGAATTGGCCAAGCACGCCGTCTCCGAGGGTACGAAGGCTGTTACCAAATTCACCAGTTCGTGA